The Chitinophaga sp. Cy-1792 genome contains the following window.
TTGATTGCATTATCTGGTTGCGGAAATTTGTGATTTTCCCGCAAAGGCGCCTTCGGCGCAGTTCTCTCTCGCAGAGCAGCATAAGCAACAAAGCAGCCAAGGATTATGTTATTTAGATTGCATCAAATTTATACAACAAAATGTAGATCTCTGCTGCTTTGCTGCTTATGCTGCTCTGCGAGAAAGCCCGCCGCAGGCGCCTGATTTATTTCCCATGCGTCACTTCCACCAGAACCGGAAAATGGTCAGAAGGGGTACGTGCAGTACCTACGCCGTTTTCCTGGCTGCGGTACGTATCATCGAGGATACCGTAGCGCTGCACTTCGAAGTTCTTAGTCAGGAACACATGATCGATACGGGTATCAGCAGCTACATCTCCCTTAAAATTGTTGAAAGTAGCCGTATTGGCATAGCGCAGCTTCGTAGTCGTATATGCATCGAATAATACGTTGCTGCTGGCCAGCAGTAGGTACGATTCATTATGCTGGTCCACGTTGAAATCGCCGGTCAGTATTACCGGGCGGCCTGCGGTCATCTCTTTGATTTTTTTCAGGATGAGCTTTGAACTCTCCGCACGGGCCTTTACGCCTACATGGTCCATATGCAGGTTGAACATATAAAACGTAAAGCCTGTTTTGATTTCCTTAAAGAGTCCCCAGGTACAGATACGCGGCAAGACCGCATCCCAGCCTTTGTTGGGCTTATCTTCGGTTTCAGACAACCAGAAATTCCCCTGCTTCACTACAGTAAACATGTTGGTATTATAGAAGATAGCAGAATGTTCGCCGGCTTCTTTACCATCATCGCGGCCAATACCAATGTAGGTAAAGCCTGGCAGACTATCTTTCAGGTTTTCCAGCTGATGTTTGAGTCCTTCCTGGGTACCGAAAATATCGAAGCCATGAAAGCGTACCAGGCTGGCAATTACCGGATAGCGGCGCTGCCAGCCGTTTCCTTTGAGAGAATCGCCGTTATTATCGTAACGGAGATTGTAGGTTCCAACTGTAAAACGCTGCGCCATGGCCACCTGCGCTGTAATCAGGCAGATGGCGATGAGCAGTATATTTCTTTTGATCATCATCGTATAGACGTTATAGTTATTAAGGTTGTCCCCATCCCGGGTTTTGCGAGAGGTTAGGATTTAACTGGATCGCAGTGATCGGCAGCGGGTACAGGTACATAAACGGCTGGAAGGTACGCGGGGTAGCATCCTGCCAGTGCAGTTCGCCGTAGGTACCATTGGCCAGCTGCTGCGGATTGGTAACGCCGCCAACGGTAGGCCCTACATTCACGTAGGTAACGCCTGCCACAGGGTTTGCCGGAGCGGTTGTCTGGTAGAAGCATACATCCAATACACCATCCGCGTTGAGGTCCATTGGTACGTTCAGTGCCGGCACATAGAAACCATTCCATTTCTTCAGCAGCAGGTCGCCATGCGCCCAGCGGGTGAGGTCCATCCAGCGGAAGCCTTCCAGGCAAAGCTCAATGGCGCGGTCACGGCGGATCTCCATCAGTGCGGCATTGGTCACATCAGGATAGTAGCGCGATTTCATATATGGGTCTACGTTAACCGGTAAGGTGTTGGCATTGGCGATACCTGCGCGGGTACGCAGTGCGCCAATGGTTTGCGCCCATACGCTACCGTCCATTTGTCCCAGCTCTGCCTTGGCTTCTGCATAGTTCAGCAGTATCTCGGCATAACGCATCAGGGAAACACTGTTGGTATTAAGTGCGCCGGCATCGTAATACATATCGTCCAGGCACCATTTAATAGGCTGGTAACCGGTATAGGTATACGAAAATACCGGTGGCGCCGCAATGGTTTTACCATTGTTGACACGGGTATATCCTGCGAGGCGGATCGTTTGTCCGAGGCGCAGGTCACGGTTCTGTGTTTCATGTGCCAGCGTCATGGTGTCGTGGCCGGGTACATCTGTAAAGGCGGTACCATCCAGTTGCAGGTAGGTGTTGATGAAATCACGGGTAAAGCTGAAACGGCTGCCGTAGGTGGCACTGGTGAAGTACCAGTTGGCATCGTTCATTTTTCCCAGCGAGCTACTGGTAAGGTCTGCCAGCATGATTTCTGCCGTCACCGGCGCCGCATTGATGAACAGGTTGCGGTACGACTGCGTTCCCATACTCAGGGAATATTTACCACCATCTATCACGGCTTTTGCTGCGGCAGCGGCTTGTGTCAGCAGGTCGGTAGAACCCGGCAGCGAATCGTTACGGTATTTACGGTATGTACCTTCGTACAGGCATACCCGTGACTTGAAGCCCAGGATGACGTTCTGGGTGATGGTACTACGGGTAGCATCTTCCCCGGCGATAATATGACTGGCAGCCCAGTCCAGATCGGCGATGACAGAGTCTATCACCAATACACGGGAATCACGCTTTGCATAGAGCAGACTGTCGTTTACCGCCAGCGGCTTGCTCAGCCAGGGCACATCTCCATAACGCTTAATTTTCTCGAAATAAAAATAAGCACGGAAGAAGCGTGCCAGCGCAGTGTAGTTATCACGCGTGGCCACTGGCACTGTCGGGTTGATGTTATTTACGATGAAATAATTGACATTGCGCAATGCCGTCCAGCTCCAGTTGCCTTTAGCCTCTGACTGCGCACTGTAAACACCAGTACGGATATAATCCGGCACCGCATTGACTGCACCATAATCGGAGAGGTTACAATCGGTACGAAAAGGAGTATTGATATCCGGTAATATATCGTAAAAAGAAGTAGTATAAAGTTTCAGCCCGGCCTCACTGCCAAACACCGCATCGCGGGTAGCGCTTGCCTGCGGCTGCTGGTCCAGGCTCTTTGTACAACCTGCCAGTACAGCTGCCCCTATGATCACTGCAGCACATTGCTTTTTAAAGGGTATATGCATTGTTCTGAAATTTTTGAATAGAATTATAATGAAACCTGCAGTCCGATGGTATAGCTCTTCAGGATCGGATAGTTGTTACCGTTACCATTGTTGGAGTTACCTGTCAGGATCACATCTGATTTACCGATATTTTCCACGTCGATGTTACGGGTCAGCTTATACAATGGAGAAGCTGTCCAGAGGTTTTCACCGGAGATATATACACGCATGCTGTTGAGGTGCGCTCTTGAAATCAGGTGTGCGGGAAGGTTATAGCCTATCTGCAGATTTTTCAGCCGGATATAGCGAACATTCTGCAGGTATTTTGTTTGTGCGATAGACAACTCATTACCACCCTGGGCTACATAGCCGCGGTAACGCGGGAAATAGGCGTTCGGATTATCTTCTGTCCAGATATTCCCCAGCTGATATTTCAGGGCATAGTTGTAAGGGCGGTTATATTGTCCCCAGAAGGCATCTGCCTCACCACCAGGGTACCAGTCCTGCTTGCCTACTCCCTGGAAGAATGCGCCAATGGAGAAGTTGTTCCAGGAGGCATCCAGTTTAATACCGAAGTTATAGCGCGGGGTGCTGTTACCGATCACGCGCTGGTCGCCGGGGTTAGACAACGTATTGGTCCCGTTGTTGATCTTGCCGTCGCCGTTCAGGTCCTTGAATTTGAGGTCGCCTGCCATCCAGTGGCCACTGGTGGAAGATTTATACTGCGTCTGTGTCTGGTTGGCATTGGCATAATCTGCATCTTTCTGCGTCATAAAGCCATCGTTTACCAAACCCCAGATATCTCCCAGTTTCTGACCCACATAATAATCGGTGAGTATACCGCTGGTATTGTTGTAACGTAATATCGTTGCGGAATAGTCAGACATCCACACGCCTACGCTATAGTTAAATGGCTTATTGGCAACAGTAAATTTATCGTGCCAGTTGATGCTGGCTTCCCAGCCACGGGTACGCAGGTCGGCATAGTTACCTTTTGGCGGATCAGCACCGAATACATCCGGCAGGGTGGGCCCTACGGTAAACATATTCATTGTTTTACGTTCGTAGATATCCCCGCTGAAGTTGAGGCGGTCGCTGAGGAAGCCGATGTCCATTCCCAGGTCCGCAGTACGGGCGGTTTCCCAGGTCAGGCCATCAGGAAGTACCACCGGCTGACTTGTTTTCTGTGGCAATACACCACCAATTACGCGGCCATACTGGGTGATATTGAAGTTCTCCTGGTACGTATAGGAGGCAACGTTACCATTACCCAGCGAGCCATAGGAACCACGTACCTTCAGGTCAGACACTGCCCGTGGAGATACATGCCAGAAAGGCTCCTGGGATACACGCCAGCCACCGGAAACAGATGGGAAGAACGCGAAACGCTGATTGGATGGGAATTTAGAAGAACCATCATAACGCCCGTTGAACTCCAGCAGGTAACGATCTTTATAACTGTAGTTCAGCCGGCCAAATCCACCGAGGATAGCCCATTTGTCCCAATACCCGGCGGTAGAGATATTTTGTCCCAGTGCCAGGTTCAGGTTTTTAGCTCCCGGGTAAGACAACCCGTTACGCAGTGCGGAGAAGCCGGAGTACGCCGACTGTTCGAAGTTGTAGCCTGCCAGCACTTTGAAATAATGGCCACCGAAACGGTTTTCATATTCACCATAGATGTTGGTGGCAATGTATTGTGTACGTGCCGTCAGGTTTTGCAGGTCGTTATAGGCAGATCCCACATAGGAGATTACACCAGGCGCCGTGCTATACGGAACGGGTACACGCTTCTGCGTTTCTCCGTTGTTGAACAGCTGGAAAGTAAAGTCACCTTTCAGGCGGAAATGGTCGTTATTAAACCTGGCCACGAAGCCGGTCGTATTACGAATCTGCTGGTTGGTGGTATCGATACCATTTTTTCCATAGAAGAAATCACCCACCGTATAGGCCGCCGTGAAAGTCAGCGTACCGTCCGGGTTGAACAGCATGGAAGAAGGGTGGCCTTCATCGGCCAGGTTACGCCAGATACCGCCGCCTTCGCCCACGTTCAGCGGGTTATGGTAGCTACGGTAAGCAAAGTCCGTGCTGTTGTTCAGCTCCAGCCACTTGAACACCTGGAGACTACCTTTGGCGCGGAAGTTATAGGCTTTGAAATCGTCAGAATTGAAGCGGAACAGGCCTTCCTGACCATAGTAGCGGCCCGTAATATAATAGCTGGCCTTTTCGCTGGCACCTGAAATAGCCAGGTTCTGGTCTGTAGCGAAATTGTGTTTTTTATAGAGCAGATCGTACCAGTTGGTATTGCCATAGTATACGTAGTTGCCATTAGGCCCTACTTCTACCTTTGGCAGCGAAGGGTCGTCGTTGCGTTTTTTATACTCTGCCAGGTATGCCGCAGAGAAAGGCTGCGTCTTGTTAATGTTCTGGGCGGTCTGTGAATAGTCATTCCATGCCGACCAGGCCTCATTAAACATAGATGCATACTGGTAGCCATTGTCTACTATATCAGGCACCGAAGTCGGACTTTTCAGGGAATAGTTGGAAGAATAAGTAACGGTTGTTTTTCCCTTAGCAGGGTTTTTGGTCGTGATCAGCACCACACCGAAAGCCGCGCGGGCGCCGTAGATCGCTGCCGAAGAGGCATCTTTCAGTACGGTGACACTGGCGATATCGTTCGGGTTGATCAGCGAAGGATCGCCCTGTACCCCATCTATCAGTACCAGCGCACTACCACCCTGACCAATGGAAGTATTACCACGCACATTGTAGGAAGGTGACTGTAAAGGTTTACCATCACCCATTACGAGGTTGAGGTTGGGAATAGTACCCTGTAACCCCTGGGTGATGTTGGGGATAGAACGGTTACTTAGCACCTCTCCGGTAACCTGTGCAACAGCACCTGTCAGGTTCGCTTTCTTTTGCGTACCATACCCTACTACTACCACGTCGTTCAGGGAAGCTACTTTTGTTTTCAGCCTTACTCCATGTGCGGCACGACTGGCCAATACCGTATCCGTATTGAAACCCACATACGTGAAGATCAGCTGCGCGTCAGGAGCAGCATTAATGCTAAAGCCACCCTTTGCGTCTGTGCTGGTACCAAGACTGGTGCCCAAAACCTTCACCGAAACACCAGGCAGGCCCTGGCCACTTTCATCGGTTACCTTGCCCGTAGTGGGGTGCGACTGCGCATACACTGCAGTTGTACCACTTACCAGGCAAAGCATACAAAACCATTTTCTCATGATGCTTTTGTTGTTTAAGAATATTATTTTATTTTAATCAGAAAGATTTGCCGTGAAGTAAATAAGCGGCGATTAACAAGAGGGATAATGAAAGATTAACAGACCCAACATTTGCTGTACAGAGAATAGCCACAGACAAGGATTATCAACCATTAACCCTATCAAAAGGGACCGATCTGATAATATAAACTTAACAGTAGAACCACGCTTATTGAAATATTTTTGTCAAAGATGTATTATCAATTTACTCGTATACTGGCCATATTAATACTAGCATTGACAAACCGTGCGGCTGCCCAGGAAGGATACGGACTGGAATTCCGGGCCAAAAACATTATGCCCGAACAACGTACCTCGCTGGTTATCCCGACTGTGCCACTATCTAACGATTACGACTACACGCTATCTTTTTCGCTCTCATTTGCACCATTATCTACCAGCTATTTTGGATACCTTTTCCGGTTTATAGATGACAGGGAACAGAATATTGATCTGATATACAACGTACATGCACGGGCGTTACAGATAGTCACCGGGAACGAGTTCTCCGGCATCAGCTATCCCATGGAACCTGGTACCATGGCCCGTAAATGGAAAAACATCCGGGTTAACATAGGGGTTAACAGCCATCGGTTATCCCTTTGGGTAGATAAGGAAAAGGTAGGTGAGGTACCTTTAAAGTTACTGCCGGCAAAATCGGGTAACCTGCTTTTTGGCGCCAACCGCGATGGCAGCTTCAGAAACATAGACCTGCCGCCGATGCGGCTGCGCGATATCCAATGGTACCGCGATGATGAACTACAACTACATTTCCCGCTGGCGCAACATGCCGGCACACGCGATACCGACCTGGTGAAAGGAAAAGTAGCCTATACCGAACATCCGGTATGGCTGCAGCCCCGCTATCATAACTGGCAGCTGGCAGGCACCTGGCAGGTAAAAGGTAATGCCGCGCTCGCATTCAACAACAAAGCCGGCACCTTATATATTACCGGTCAGCACGAAGTGCTGCAATGGAATGCAGGCCGCAGGGAAATGCAGCAGCAGCTCCTCTTCCAGCCTACCGGCGCACCCCAGGGCAACCAGACCGTCTTCGATGAACAGCACCAGCGACTATACAATTATTTCCCGGACAGCCCGCAGGTAGCAGCATATGATCCGCATCAGCTTCGCTGGTCCCATGCGCTGGACAGCAACCCTGTTACGCATTTCTGGCATCCTACCGTATTCTATTCCAGCTATGACAGCGCCATTTACCAGATAGGCGGCTATGGCGATTACCAGTATAAAAACCTGCTGCGCCGCTACCACCCAGATACGCAGCAATGGGATACACCTGCGGTACAGGGGGAACGGTTCACGCCCCGTTATCTGTCTGCTGTAGGAATGAACAGTGCAGGAGATACTGCGTATATTCTTGGGGGTTATGGCAGCCTGAACGGCGAACAATTACTCAATCCACATCAATTATATGATCTAACGGTATTAGATATACGTCATCATCGGTATACAAAAATATATACACTCCCTAAACCGGAACACCCCTATGCCTTCGGGGGAAACCTGGTGATAGATGCACAGCAGCAGGCAGCCTATACGCTGATATATCCGAATGACCGCCTTCAATCGGCCTTCCGGTTAATGAAAACAGACCTGCACCATCCCAGACATGAACTGATTGGCGATACGATCGCTTTTCCCTTTGTAGATGTGAAGTCCAGAGCCACCCTTTATTATTGCGAACAAACCGGTGAACTGCTGGCAGTAACAAGTTATTCGCCGGATAATAAAATCAGTGAAGTAAAGATATACACGCTGCTGCTGCCGGTTATCTTACCAGAAATTACACCTGTACATGCGCCCTGGTATATGGTATTGCTATCCTGGAAAGTGCTGGCTTGCCTGGTGATGTTATTGATCGTTATCTGGGCAGAATGGAGGCCATTCCGTATAGGCAATACCGTTACCACACCAGATACAAGGAAAGAACCGGTACTGCTTTTACCGGAACGTATGATTACTTCGGCGCCGGTGCTACAACCTATTCATTTTATTCCTGATATAACACCGGTTGAAATACCGATGCCGCAAGAAGTAATCCCCGAACCAGCGGTAAACGCCATACCAGCAGCTCCTTTACAGGCATCGATACGCCTGTTTGGCACTTTCAAAGTAGTGGACAGTAGCGGAAAAGATATCAGCCGGCAGTTTAGTCCGCTGGTAAAAGAATTATTCCTGCTGATACTCCTGCCCAATATTACCGATGGCCAGGGCATTACCACTGCACGACTAACAGACATTCTCTGGCCCAGCATGACACAGGCTGCCGCCAAAAACAACCGTTCGGTGAACATCGCCAAGCTGAGAAGCCTGTTAGACAAGCTCGGAGAATATTCATTGCAGAAAGAGAAAGGAAGATGGATATTGCTGGCAGATGAAACACAGATTAAGACAGACCTGTTGCAATGGCGGCAGCTGCCTGCCTTCTGCCAGGCGCCGGACCAGCACCTCGAATTGCTGAAAGGGCCGCTACTGGAGGGTCTCGACTATCAATGGCTGGATAGCTACCGGGCAGCCATTTGCCAGGAAGTGATCAGTAATATGGACGAGTACCTCCAACATAACCATTGTCAGTTGCCGCCGGCACGTATTGTAGCGATATGTGACTGTATGCTTCGCTTCGATCCGGTATGTGAGTCGGCGGTGATGTATAAATGTAAAGCGCTGGCACAGCAGCAGCAACATGCTTCCGCGCATAAATTATTCCTGCGGTTCCAGGAAGATTACCAGGAAATCTACGGTGAAAAGTATGAACGCAAATATGCGGAGATGATAGCGGAATAAGCGCCGGCGATTATTTGGTGGCTTCCAGCGCCACGGCATTATTGAACCTGGATGCTTCTTCCACTCTTTGGAACATCTGGTCTTTGCTGTCGTTGAAGGCGCAGCTGCGTACCTCCTTAAATCCTGCCTGTTGCAGGGCTTTGCTCAGCGAAAGGTGGTCCCACATGTATAAATGTTCCTTATTGCCATAGGTGGCCTGGATTAGCTGTTTCACGCCACGAACGCGCTCCCGCTTACCCAGCAATGTTTCGTCCAGGAATTTTACGTTGGCTTCGGGGTCCTGCTGGTTTAGCTGTGCGATATAGTTTTTGGCAGCACTTTCCAGGTCGGGCACCACACAGCGGAAATAGCCACCTGGCTTGAGTAACGCGAAAGTATTGTCCAACGCTTTTTTGCAGTCGTGGTAAGATAGATGTTCCAACACATGACTACAATAAATGCCGTCGCAGGAATTTGCGGTGACGCCGGGTAAACCGCTGATGATATCTCCCAAAATAACATCCGGGTGAAAGGCAACATGCATGCGCTTTTGCAGGAGTTTACCTATCAGGGGCAGTTTCTGGAGCCTTAACGTGGGCGATACATCGTAGTTTTTCCAGCCTGCAGGTGCGGAGAATGGGCCAGAGCCATACTGAACATATAATTTTTCCGGTGTCATCATCTTTAATCATTTTTAAGCAGAACAATTAAAATAAGCTTTCACACAAAACATTGCTGCCAGCTGATTACAGCGCATACAATGATTTTCATTTTACTACCGGTACAACGAGGTATTCTCTTCGCAATGCTGTTGGGGCAAACAGCTAAGTTATCGGGGACAGCCGTACCACAGCCGTGATCTTACAACAGCCATCCGGCATGGCCGCCTGATGGCAATGGAAACTTAACAGTAAAAGCCAGCGGATTGTTTGATGGAGGGGGCAGGAATGTTGCTAATGAAAAAGGTGGGCTATTGCACCCACCCTTTTTAATCCATTTCATCAAATGGTAAAATACGTCTATGTATCAAATCGAAATTCTATATTGATACAACCCATTACATTGGTCTGGCTGAGCACTCCCCTGGTCTTAAAGACAAACCAACATAGTAGTGAAGTCTGGAATCATAAGTAGGATAGACCAAACACCCGGTTGCTCTTAAAGCATCCACTACTTTATCAATAGGATAATGATCCGATTTTTTGCAAGATATTAATGCATACTTTGGTTTGAATCTATTAATTAAGTCTGGTTTTAAATTATAAACACTGCCATGATGGGGAACATCCAGCCAATATAATCCAGACAGATCTCTGAAATCATCGGCCTTCCGTAAAGCAATAGGGCCAGCATCCCCAGTAAATAAATATTTATGATTAGATCCAGATGGGGTAAACAAAATAATAGCGCTACTATTATTTTCTTTTGATTCATCCTTCTTCCGGTCCAATTTTTCTGACATTTCAGATTCTTGTAACTTATCATCAGCCTGTAACCAGTCCGCTGTAAGCCCTTCATTAAGCAGCGTACCAATATCCCTAAAATCACTCAGCAGCTCCTGATAATACTCTTTTTTTGGACCTACTACGATTAATGGAGCTTTATCATATTTCAAACCGGCAAATGGTTCCTCATAAACTATTCTATTTTTTTTGATCAGTGATATCAGACTTTCTGCCTCACTCAGGCTTTCGTGAATAGGCTTTTCCTTTGATATTTTTCCTTTAAGTTTCTCTACTTCCTTCCTATGATTGGCGGGATTATGGATCCAGAACTTATCAATTTTCACCTTCCCGACGATATCAAAGAAGCCACCAATATGGTCTTTATCCGGGTGGGTACAGATAGCCAGGTCAATACTTTTCTTATCAGTATGGTTTTCAATATGCTCCAGGACCTTTTTACCATCACCGGAGCGTCCGGCATCAATAACAATAACGACTTCCTTATCAAAGCGATTAAAGTATCGTAAAATAATCGCGTCAGCGCGACCGACAGATAACATATCTATTTCAAACTTCATTCATCTATGTTTTAAATCAGAAAAGATCTACAGTATATTGCAGGTATAGCTTACGATTTAGATAATTCTTTTCAAAGTCCTGCCGTTCCTTCTTGCTCATCCTTTTCCTTGCCTCTGCCAGTTTATCAGTGAGCGGCACTTTATTCCCGGGGTCAGCGTACAACCCTTCTTCGTTCATAACCATCAGTCTACCTTTGGTTTTGGTAAGTAAGTCTTTCAGCAGGGCACTGTTGGGCATTGTATTTTTCCAGGGCTTGCTGATAATTGTATAATCCAGCGTTGCCATGGCTGCCAGGTCGGGATGTGTCATCATATCCATTCCCAACCGCTCGGCAGTACCGTTATGACTAAGGTGGTGGGCTACCTTATAGAA
Protein-coding sequences here:
- a CDS encoding endonuclease/exonuclease/phosphatase family protein, whose protein sequence is MMIKRNILLIAICLITAQVAMAQRFTVGTYNLRYDNNGDSLKGNGWQRRYPVIASLVRFHGFDIFGTQEGLKHQLENLKDSLPGFTYIGIGRDDGKEAGEHSAIFYNTNMFTVVKQGNFWLSETEDKPNKGWDAVLPRICTWGLFKEIKTGFTFYMFNLHMDHVGVKARAESSKLILKKIKEMTAGRPVILTGDFNVDQHNESYLLLASSNVLFDAYTTTKLRYANTATFNNFKGDVAADTRIDHVFLTKNFEVQRYGILDDTYRSQENGVGTARTPSDHFPVLVEVTHGK
- a CDS encoding RagB/SusD family nutrient uptake outer membrane protein — its product is MHIPFKKQCAAVIIGAAVLAGCTKSLDQQPQASATRDAVFGSEAGLKLYTTSFYDILPDINTPFRTDCNLSDYGAVNAVPDYIRTGVYSAQSEAKGNWSWTALRNVNYFIVNNINPTVPVATRDNYTALARFFRAYFYFEKIKRYGDVPWLSKPLAVNDSLLYAKRDSRVLVIDSVIADLDWAASHIIAGEDATRSTITQNVILGFKSRVCLYEGTYRKYRNDSLPGSTDLLTQAAAAAKAVIDGGKYSLSMGTQSYRNLFINAAPVTAEIMLADLTSSSLGKMNDANWYFTSATYGSRFSFTRDFINTYLQLDGTAFTDVPGHDTMTLAHETQNRDLRLGQTIRLAGYTRVNNGKTIAAPPVFSYTYTGYQPIKWCLDDMYYDAGALNTNSVSLMRYAEILLNYAEAKAELGQMDGSVWAQTIGALRTRAGIANANTLPVNVDPYMKSRYYPDVTNAALMEIRRDRAIELCLEGFRWMDLTRWAHGDLLLKKWNGFYVPALNVPMDLNADGVLDVCFYQTTAPANPVAGVTYVNVGPTVGGVTNPQQLANGTYGELHWQDATPRTFQPFMYLYPLPITAIQLNPNLSQNPGWGQP
- a CDS encoding TonB-dependent receptor, with amino-acid sequence MRKWFCMLCLVSGTTAVYAQSHPTTGKVTDESGQGLPGVSVKVLGTSLGTSTDAKGGFSINAAPDAQLIFTYVGFNTDTVLASRAAHGVRLKTKVASLNDVVVVGYGTQKKANLTGAVAQVTGEVLSNRSIPNITQGLQGTIPNLNLVMGDGKPLQSPSYNVRGNTSIGQGGSALVLIDGVQGDPSLINPNDIASVTVLKDASSAAIYGARAAFGVVLITTKNPAKGKTTVTYSSNYSLKSPTSVPDIVDNGYQYASMFNEAWSAWNDYSQTAQNINKTQPFSAAYLAEYKKRNDDPSLPKVEVGPNGNYVYYGNTNWYDLLYKKHNFATDQNLAISGASEKASYYITGRYYGQEGLFRFNSDDFKAYNFRAKGSLQVFKWLELNNSTDFAYRSYHNPLNVGEGGGIWRNLADEGHPSSMLFNPDGTLTFTAAYTVGDFFYGKNGIDTTNQQIRNTTGFVARFNNDHFRLKGDFTFQLFNNGETQKRVPVPYSTAPGVISYVGSAYNDLQNLTARTQYIATNIYGEYENRFGGHYFKVLAGYNFEQSAYSGFSALRNGLSYPGAKNLNLALGQNISTAGYWDKWAILGGFGRLNYSYKDRYLLEFNGRYDGSSKFPSNQRFAFFPSVSGGWRVSQEPFWHVSPRAVSDLKVRGSYGSLGNGNVASYTYQENFNITQYGRVIGGVLPQKTSQPVVLPDGLTWETARTADLGMDIGFLSDRLNFSGDIYERKTMNMFTVGPTLPDVFGADPPKGNYADLRTRGWEASINWHDKFTVANKPFNYSVGVWMSDYSATILRYNNTSGILTDYYVGQKLGDIWGLVNDGFMTQKDADYANANQTQTQYKSSTSGHWMAGDLKFKDLNGDGKINNGTNTLSNPGDQRVIGNSTPRYNFGIKLDASWNNFSIGAFFQGVGKQDWYPGGEADAFWGQYNRPYNYALKYQLGNIWTEDNPNAYFPRYRGYVAQGGNELSIAQTKYLQNVRYIRLKNLQIGYNLPAHLISRAHLNSMRVYISGENLWTASPLYKLTRNIDVENIGKSDVILTGNSNNGNGNNYPILKSYTIGLQVSL
- a CDS encoding methyltransferase domain-containing protein → MMTPEKLYVQYGSGPFSAPAGWKNYDVSPTLRLQKLPLIGKLLQKRMHVAFHPDVILGDIISGLPGVTANSCDGIYCSHVLEHLSYHDCKKALDNTFALLKPGGYFRCVVPDLESAAKNYIAQLNQQDPEANVKFLDETLLGKRERVRGVKQLIQATYGNKEHLYMWDHLSLSKALQQAGFKEVRSCAFNDSKDQMFQRVEEASRFNNAVALEATK
- a CDS encoding ComEC/Rec2 family competence protein — its product is MKFEIDMLSVGRADAIILRYFNRFDKEVVIVIDAGRSGDGKKVLEHIENHTDKKSIDLAICTHPDKDHIGGFFDIVGKVKIDKFWIHNPANHRKEVEKLKGKISKEKPIHESLSEAESLISLIKKNRIVYEEPFAGLKYDKAPLIVVGPKKEYYQELLSDFRDIGTLLNEGLTADWLQADDKLQESEMSEKLDRKKDESKENNSSAIILFTPSGSNHKYLFTGDAGPIALRKADDFRDLSGLYWLDVPHHGSVYNLKPDLINRFKPKYALISCKKSDHYPIDKVVDALRATGCLVYPTYDSRLHYYVGLSLRPGECSARPM